The following are encoded together in the Gammaproteobacteria bacterium genome:
- a CDS encoding type II toxin-antitoxin system PemK/MazF family toxin, translated as MRSTTAYRQGDIVLVSFPFTDLTSSKRRPALVLSPDSFNATGRDLVLAAITSHITDDPNAVRLRRGDFAEGGLPKASMVKTTKLFTMHSTLVVKWIGALRTGKMEEVLRTVRGFFA; from the coding sequence GCCTATAGGCAGGGCGACATCGTTCTCGTCTCCTTCCCCTTCACCGATCTCACTTCATCCAAGAGACGCCCCGCCTTGGTTCTGTCACCGGATTCCTTCAACGCGACCGGACGGGACTTGGTGCTGGCCGCCATCACCTCGCACATCACGGATGACCCGAACGCCGTTCGTCTTCGGCGCGGCGACTTCGCCGAGGGTGGACTCCCCAAGGCGTCGATGGTGAAGACGACCAAGCTGTTCACGATGCACTCAACGCTCGTCGTCAAGTGGATCGGCGCTCTCCGGACCGGGAAGATGGAGGAGGTCCTGCGGACGGTGCGCGGGTTCTTCGCCTGA